The following is a genomic window from Variovorax paradoxus.
CTCGAACTGCCTGCGCGAGATCCAGGCGGGGATTCGCGCGGCGGTCGACGGGGCCGAAAGCCCGCCCGAGAAGCTGCGCCGCATGTTCAAGGCCATTGTGGATTCGGGCCTTCGGCTGTTCTTCCAGGACCGCAAGCTCTACGAGATCGCCATCTCGGCGGCCAGCGAGCGCTGGCCGTCCGCCATTGCGCACGAGGAGTGCATACGCCAGATGCTTCTCGAGTTGCTGAAGCAGGGGCGGGAGTCCGGCGACTTCGAGCGCAAGACGCCGATCGACGAAACCGCGGCGGCCATCTACCTGGTCGTCTACCCCTACGTCAACCCGCTGATCCTGCGGCTCAGCTCCGATCACACGGAACGGGCGCCGGCCCAGTTGTCAGGTCTGGTGCTGCGCAGCCTTTCGCCATAGACGATTAATTTCGTTGTGACCATTGACTAGAATGGTCACTGTTATCAGAATCGGGGCCCTGATCGATTCGTCAATGGGCCCCTCATGCACCAGCGCCGCCTCCTTATCTCTGCACTTGTCTGCGCCTTGCCCTTGGCATTGGCCGCCTGCGACGACAAGACCTCGCCCGATCCGCGCACCCAAACGCCGCTGGTGCGTGCAGCCACCGTCCAGGCGGCCGCGGCGGCATCACGCTCGTTCACCGGCACCGTGGCCGCGCGGGTTCAAAGCGACCTGGGCTTTCGCGTCTCCGGCAAGGTGCTGGAGCGCCTTGTCGATGCAGGCCAGACGGTCAAGCGCGGTCAGTTGCTCATGCGCATCGATCCCGTCGACCTGAAGCTGGCGGCGCGTGCGCAGCAGGAGGCCGTGAGCGCCGCGCGTGCGCGGGCAAAGCAGGCCGGCGATGAAGAAGCGCGCTTTCGCGATCTGCGCGGCACGGGTGCCATTTCGGTCTCGGCATACGACCAGGCGAAGGCGGCGGCGGATGCCGCCCAGGCCCAGCTCAGCGCGGCCGAAGCGCAGGCCGAGGTTGCGCGCAATTCGAACCGCTATTCGGAACTCATCGCCGATGCCGACGGGACCGTGCTCGAGACGCTGGCCGAGCCGGGCCAGGTCGTCAACGCCGGGCAGCCGGTGGTGCGCGTGGCGCAGGCCGGGCGCAGGGAGGCCGTGGTGCAGCTGCCTGAAACGCTGCGCCCCGCGGTCGGCTCCGTGGGGCAGGCCACGCTGTTCGGCAAGGATGGTGCTGGCGTGCCCGTCAGGCTCAGGCAGCTTTCCGATGCGGCAGACAAGCTCACGCGCACCTTCGAGGCGCGCTACGTGCTCGAAGGCGAACTCGCCAATGCGCCGCTGGGTGCCACGGTCACAGTCGACATCGCCGACGGCAAGCCGGCCCGTGCAGGAGGCGTCCAGGTGCCCATCAGCGCCTTGTTCGACACAGGCAAGGCGACGGGCGTCTGGGTCATCGGCGGCGATCCGTCGACGGTGCGCTGGCAGCCGGTGGCCATCGAGCGCCTGGACGGCGAGCGTGCACTGGTGGCCGGGCAGCTCAAGCAGGGCGACCAGGTGGTCGCGCTCGGCGCGCACCTGCTGCGCGAAGGCGAGAAGGTGCGGACCGCGGCGTCGACCGCTGCACCCGCGGTGGGCGGAGCCCGCC
Proteins encoded in this region:
- a CDS encoding TetR/AcrR family transcriptional regulator; its protein translation is MNNATSSPPATRGPADHDVRAQIVAAATEHFSQYGYEKTTVSDLAKAIGFSKAYIYKFFESKQAIGEMICSNCLREIQAGIRAAVDGAESPPEKLRRMFKAIVDSGLRLFFQDRKLYEIAISAASERWPSAIAHEECIRQMLLELLKQGRESGDFERKTPIDETAAAIYLVVYPYVNPLILRLSSDHTERAPAQLSGLVLRSLSP
- a CDS encoding efflux RND transporter periplasmic adaptor subunit; protein product: MHQRRLLISALVCALPLALAACDDKTSPDPRTQTPLVRAATVQAAAAASRSFTGTVAARVQSDLGFRVSGKVLERLVDAGQTVKRGQLLMRIDPVDLKLAARAQQEAVSAARARAKQAGDEEARFRDLRGTGAISVSAYDQAKAAADAAQAQLSAAEAQAEVARNSNRYSELIADADGTVLETLAEPGQVVNAGQPVVRVAQAGRREAVVQLPETLRPAVGSVGQATLFGKDGAGVPVRLRQLSDAADKLTRTFEARYVLEGELANAPLGATVTVDIADGKPARAGGVQVPISALFDTGKATGVWVIGGDPSTVRWQPVAIERLDGERALVAGQLKQGDQVVALGAHLLREGEKVRTAASTAAPAVGGARP